The following is a genomic window from Halichoerus grypus chromosome 5, mHalGry1.hap1.1, whole genome shotgun sequence.
CGAGGAGGAGATCCGCGTGGTGCGGCTGCAGCTGGAGGCTACCGAGCGCCAGCGCGGCGGGGCGGAGGGCGAGCTGCAGGCCCTGCGCGCGCGGGCTGAGGAGGCCGAGGCACAGAAGCGCCAGGCGCAGGAGGAGGCAGAGCGCTTGCGGCGGCAGGTGCAGGACGAGAGCCAGCGCAAGCGACAGGCGGAGGCCGAGCTGGCCCTGCGCGTCAAGGCGGAGGCCGAGGCGGCCCGGGAAAAGCAGCGGGCCCTGCAGGCGCTGGAGGAGCTGCAGCTCCAGGCGGAGGAGGCGGAGCGGCGCCTCCGGCAGGCGGAGGCCGAGCGGGCGCGCCAGGTGCAGGTGGCCCTGGAGACGGCGCAGCGCAGCGCCGAGGTGGAGCTGCAGAGCAAGCGCGCCTCGTTCGCGGAGAAGACGGCGCAGCTGGAGCGCACGCTGCAGGAAGAGCACGTGGCGGTGGCGCAGCTGCGGGAGGAGGCCGCGCGGCAGGCGCAGCGGCAGGCCGAGGCGGAGCGCGCCCGGGAGGAGGCCGAGCGGGAGCTGGAGCGCTGGCGGCTGAAGGCCAACGAGGCACTGCGCCTGCGCCTGCAGGCCGAGGAGGTGGCGCAGCAGAAGAGCCTCGCGCAGGCGGAGGCGGAGCAGCAGAAGGAGGCGGCGGAGCGCGAGGCCCGGCGCCGCGGCAAGGCGGAGGAGCAGGCCGTGCGGCAGCGGGAGCTGGCCGAGCAGGAGCTGGAGAAGCAGCGGCAGCTGGCGGAGGGCACTGCCCAGCAGCGCCTGGCGGCGGAGCAGGAGCTGATCCGGCTGCGGGCCGGCacggagcagggggagcagcagcggCAGCTCCTGGAGGAGGCGCTGGCCCGGCTGCAGCGCGAGGCGGACGCGGCTGCGCAGAAGCGCCAGGAGCTGGAGGCGGAGCTGGCGACAGTGCGCGCGGAGATGGAGGTGCTGCTGGCCAGCAAGGCGCGCGCCGAGGAGGAGTCGCGCTCCACCAGCGAGAAGTCCAAGCAGAGGCTGGAGGCCGAGGCCAGCCGCTTCCGCGAGCTGGCCGAGGAGGCCGCTCGCCTGCGCGCCCTGGCCGAGGAGACCAAGCGGCAGCGGCAGCTGGCTGAGGAGGACGCGGCGCAGCAGCGGGCCGAGGCGGAGCGGGTGCTGGCCGAGAAGCTGGCCGCCATCAGTGAGGCCACGCGGCTCAAGACCGAGGCGGAGATCGCGCTCAAGGAGAAGGAGGCGGAGAACGAGCGTCTGCGGCGGCTGGCGGAGGACGAGGCCTTCCAGCGGCGGCGGCTGGAGGAGCAGGCGGCCCAGCACAAGGCGGACATCGAGGAGCGGCTGATGCAGCTGCGTAAGGCGTCCGACAACGAGCTGGAGCGGCAGAAGGGGCTGGTGGAGGACACGCTGCGGCAGCGGCGGCAGGTGGAGGAGGAGATCCTGGCCCTCAAGGCGAGCTTCGAGAAGGCGGCCGCCGGCAAGgcggagctggagctggagctggggcgCATCCGCAGCAGTGCCGAGGACACGCTGCGCAGCAAGGAGCAGGCTGAGCGGGAGGCTGCGCGGCAGCGGCAGCTGGCGGCCGAGGAGGAGCAGCGGCGCCGCGAGGCTGAGGAGCGTGTGCAGAAGAGCCTGGTGGCGGAGGAGGAGGCCGCGCGGCAGCGCAAGTTGGCGCTGGAGGAGGTGGAGCGGCTCAAGGCCAAGGTGGAGGAGGCGCGGCGCCTGCGCGAGCGGGCGGAGCAGGAGTCGGCGCGGCAGCTGCAGCTGGCGCAGGAGGCCGCCCAGAAGCGGCTGCAGGCGGAGGAGAAGGCGCACGCCTTTGCGGTGCAGCGGAAGGAGCAGGAGCTGCAGCAGACGCTCCAGCAGGAGCAGAGCGTGCTGGAGCGGCTGCGCGGCGAGGCAGAGGCCGCACGGCGGGCGGCCGAGGAGGCGGAGGAGGCCCGGGAGCGCGCCGAGCTGGAGGCGGCTCAGTCCCGGCAGCAGGTGGAAGAGGCCGAGCGGCTGAAGCAGTTGGCGGAAGAGCAGGCGCGGGCCCGGGCGCAGGCGCAGGCCGCCGCGGAGAAGCTGCGCAAGGAGGCGGAGCAGGAGGCGGCCCGACGGGCGCAGGCCGAGCAGGCGGCCCTGAAGCAGAAGCAGGCGGCCGACGCCGAGATGGAAAAGCACAAGAAGTTTGCGGAGCAGACGCTGCGGCAGAAGGCGCAGGTGGAGCAGGAACTGACCGCCCTGCGGCTGCAGCTGGAGGAGACTGACCACCAGAAGGGCATCTTGGACGAGGAGCTGCAGCGGCTCAAGGCGGAGGTGACGGAGGCAGCCCGGCAGCGCAGCCAGGTGGAGGAGGAGCTCTTCTCCGTGCGCGTGCAGATGGAGGAGCTGAGCAAGCTCAAGGCGCGCATCGAGGCGGAGAACCGCGCGCTCATCCTGCGTGACAAGGACAACACCCAGCGCTTCCTGCAGGAGGAGGCCGAGAAGATGAAGCAGGTTGCGGAGGAGGCGGCCCGGCTGAGCGTGGCGGTCCAGGAGGCGGCCCGGCTGCGGCAGCTGGCCGAGGAGGACCTGGCGCAACAGCGGGCCTTGGCCGAAAAGATGCTCAAGGAGAAGATGCAGGCGGTGCAAGAGGCCACGCGCCTCCAAGCCGAGGCGGAGCTGCTGCAGCAGCAGAAGGAGCTCGCGCAGGAGCAGGCGCGGCAGCTGCAGGAGGACAAGGAGCAGATGGCGCAGCAGCTGGCGCAGGAGACGCAGGGCTTCCAGCGGACTCTGGAGCTGGAGCGGCAGCGGCAGCTGGAGATGAGCGCGGAGGCCGAGCGCCTGAAGCTCCGCGTGGCCGAGCTGAGCCAGGCGCAGGCCCGTGCCGAGGAGGATGCCCAGCGCTTCCGCAGACAGGCCGAGGAGATCGGCGAGAAGCTGCACCGCACCGAGCTCGCCACGCAGGAGAAGGTGACGCTGGTGCACACACTTGAGGTCCAGCGGCAGCAGAGTGACCATGACGCCGAGCGCCTCCGAGCGGCCATTGCTGAGCTGGAGCGTGAGAAGGAGAAGCTCCAGGAGGAGGCCTCGCTGCTGCAGCAGAAGTCCGAGGAGGTACCGGCCCGCCCTCCCCGAGCAGGTGGGTGGGCCCGGGGGGCCGCGGCGTCCCTGAccgttccctccctctctccagatGCAGGTGGTGCAACAGGAGCAGCTGCTGCAGGAGACGCGGGCGCTGCAGCAGAGCTTCCTGTCGGAGAAGGACCGCCTGCTGCAGCGGGAGCAGTGCATCGAGCAGGAGAAGGCCAAGCTGGAGCAGCTGTTCCAGGACGAGGTGGCCAAGGCGCAGCAGCTGCGCGAGgagcagcagcggcagcagcagcagatgGCGCAGGAGCGGCAGCGGCTGATGGCCAGCATGGAGGAGGCCCTGCAGCGCCAGCGCGACGCGGAGGAGGGCGTGCGGCgcaagcaggaggagctgcagcagctgcagcagcagcggcagcagcaggaGAAGCTGCTGGCCGAGGAGAACCGGCGGCTGCGCGAGCGGCTGCAGCGCCTGGAGGAGGAGCACCGGGCCGCGGTGGCGCAGTCCGAGGAGATCGCCGCCTCGCAGGCCGTGGCCGCCAAAGCCCTGCCCAACGGCCGGGACGCGCCTGACGGCCCGGCCGTGGAGGTGGAGAGCGAGCACGCGTTTGACGGGCTGCGGCGGAAGGTGCCGGCCCAGCGGCTGCAGGAGGTCGGCGTCCTGAGCTCGGAGGAGCTGCAGCGGCTGGCCGAGGGCCGCACAACGGTGGCTGAGCTTGCCCAGCGGGAGGACGTGCGCCGGTACCTGCAGGGCCGCAGCGGCATCGCCGGGCTGCTGCTGAAGCCCACCAACGAGAAGCTGAGCGTCTATGCGGCCCTCCAGCGGCAGCTGCTGAGCCCGGGCACGGCGCTCATCCTGCTCGAGGCTCAGGCCGCCTCCGGCTTCCTCCTGGACCCCGTGCGGAATCGGCGGCTGACTGTCAACGAGGCCGTGAAGGAAGGCGTGGTGGGCCCCGAGCTGCACCACAAGCTGCTGTCGGCCGAGCGCGCCGTCACCGGCTACAAGGACCCCTACACCGGGGAGCAGATCTCCCTCTTCCAGGCCATGAAGAAGGACCTCGTCGTCCGCGACCACGGCATCCGCCTGCTGGAGGCCCAGATCGCCACGGGCGGCATCATCGACCCCGTGCACAGCCACCGCGTGCCCGTGGACGTGGCCTACCAGCGCGGCTACTTCGACGAGGAGATGAGCCGCGTCCTGGCGGACCCGAGCGACGACACCAAGGGCTTCTTCGACCCCAACACGCACGAGAACCTCACGTACCTGCAGCTGCTGGAGCGCTGTGTGGAGGACCCCGAGACGGGCCTGCGCCTGCTGCCTCTCACCGACCAGGCCGCCAGGGGCGGTGAGCTGGTCTACACAGACTCGGAGGCTCGGGACGTGTTCGAGAAAGCCACCGTGTCAGCACCATTCGGCAAGTTCCGGGGCAGGACGGTGACCATCTGGGAGCTCATCAACTCCGAGTACTTCACGGCAGAGCAGCGGCGGGACCTGCTGCGGCAGTTTCGCACGGGCAAGGTCACCGTGGAGAAGATCATCAAGATCGTCATCACCGTGGTGGAGGAGCATGAGCAGAAGGACCAGCTCTGCTTCGAGGGCCTGCGCGCCCTGGTGCCCGCCGCCGAGCTGCTGGAGAGCGGGGTCATCGACCGTGACCTCTACCACCAGCTGCAGCGGGGCGAGCGCTCAGTGCGAGAGGTGGCGGAGGTGGGTGCCGTGCGGCGGGCTCTGCGGGGCGCCAATGTCATCGCAGGGGTGTGGCTGGAGGAGGCGGGGCAGAAGCTGAGCATCTACGAGGCCCTGAAGAAAGATCTCCTGCCTCCAGAGGCGGCCGTGGCTCTCCTGGAGGCCCAGGCCGGCACCGGCCACATCATTGACCCCGCCACGAGTGCCCGGCTCACCGTGGACGAGGCGGTGCGTGCCGGCCTGGTGGGGCCTGAGTTGCACGAGAAGTTGCTGTCGGCCGAGAAGGCCGTCACCGGCTACAAGGACCCCTACTCGGGGCAGAGCGTCTCCCTGTTCCAGGCCCTGAAGAAGGGCCTCATCCCAAGGGAGCAGGGTCTGCGTCTGCTCGATGCCCAGCTGTCCACAGGTGGCATCGTGGACCCGAGCAAGAGCCACCGTGTGCCCGTGGACGTGGCCTGTGCCCGCGGCTACCTGGACGAGGAGACCAGCCGAGCCCTGTCGGCCCCCAGAGATGAAGCCAAGACTTACTGTGACCCTGGGTCGCAGGAGCCGGTCACCTACGGCCAGCTCCAACAGCAGTGCCGGCCCGACCAGCTGACGGGGCTGAGCCTGCTGCCGCTGTCGGAGAAGGCCGCCCAGGCCCGGCGCGAGGGGCTCTGCTCTGAGCTGCAGGCCCGTGAGACCTTTCAGAAGACTGCCGTGGAGGTACCTATGGGCAGCTTCAAGGGCAGGACGGTGACGGTGTGGGAGCTGCTCAGCTCCGAGTACTTCACggtggagcagagagaggagctgcTGCGGCAGTTTCGGACGGGCACGGTCACCGTGGAGAAGATCATCAAGATCCTCATCACCATCGTGGAAGAGGTTGAGACCGTGCGGCAGGAGAGGCTGTCTTTCAGTGGCCTCCGCACCCCGGTGCCAGCCAGCGAGCTCGTGGCCTCCGGGGTCCTCAGCAGGACCCAGTTCGAGCAGCTCAAGGACGGCAAGATCTCGGTGAAGGAGCTGTCGGAGCTGAGCTCTGTGCAGACCCTGCTGCAGGGCGGCGGGTGCCTGGCCGGCATCTACCTTGAGGACTCCAAGGAGAAGGTGACCATCTACCAGGCCATGCAGCGAGGCCTGCTCAGGCCCAGCACGGCCACTCTCCTGCTCGAGGCCCAGGCGGCCACCGGCTTTCTCGTGGACCCTGTGCGGAACCAGCGCTTGTATGTCCACGAGGCTGTGAAGGCAGGTGTCGTGGGCCCCGAGCTGCACGAGAAGCTGCTGTCGGCCGAGAAGGCCGTCACCGGCTACAAGGACCCCTACTCGGGCAGCACCATCTCCCTCTTCCAGGCCATGAAGAAGGGCCTGGTCCTTAGGGACCATGGCATCCGCCTGCTGGAGGCCCAGATCGCCACGGGCGGCATCATCGACCCCGTGCACAGCCACCGGCTGCCCTTGGACGTGGCCTACCAGCGCGGCTACTTCGACGAGGAGATGAACCGCGTCCTGGCGGACCCGAGCGACGACACCAAGGGCTTCTTCGACCCCAACACGCACGAGAACCTCACGTACCTGCAGCTGCTGGAGCGCTGTGTGGAGGACCCCGAGACGGGGCTGCGCCTGCTGCCCCTCAAAGGCTCCGAGAAGGCAGAGGTGGTGGAGACCACGCAGCTGTACACCGAGGAGGAGACCCGCAGAGCGTTCGAGGAGACGCAGATAGAGATCCCCGGCAGCGGCGGCCGCAGCGGCTCCACTATGTCCTTGTGGGAGGTGATGCAGTCGGACCTGATCCCAGAGGAGCAGCGCACCCGGCTCATGGCTGACTTCCAGGCCGGCCGGGTGACCAAGGAGcgcatgatcatcatcatcatcgagATCATCGAGAAGACCGAGATCGTGCGCCAGCAGAACCTGGCTTCCTACGACTACATCCGCCGCCGCCTCACCGCCGAGGACCTCTACGAGGCCCGGATCATCTCCCGCGAGACATACAGCCTCCTCCGGGAGGGCACCAAGAGCTTCCGAGAGGTGCTGGAGGAGGAGGCGGCCTCGCGCTACCTCTACGGCACGGGCTGCGTGGCCGGAGTCTACCTGCCGGGCTCTAGGCAGACGCTCACCATCTACCAGGCCCTCAAGAAGGGACTGCTGAGCGCCGAGGTGGCCCGCTTACTGCTGGAGGCACAGGCGGCCACGGGCTTCCTCCTGGAGCCCGTGAAGGGCGAGCGGCTGACCGTGGACGAAGCCGTGCGGAAGGGCCTGGTGGGCCCCGAGCTGCACGACCGGCTGCTCTCGGCGGAGCGGGCTGTGACCGGTTATCGTGACCCCTATACGGAGCAGACGATCTCGCTCTTCCAGGCCATGAAGAAGGACCTGATCCCCGAGGAGGAGGCCCTGCGGCTGCTGGACGCCCAGCTGGCCACGGGCGGCATCGTGGACCCGCGCCTGGGCTTCCGTCTCCCCCTGGAGGTGGCCTACCAGCGTGGCTACCTCCACAAGGACACGTATGACCGGCTGTCGGAGCCCAGCGAGGTGCGCAGCTACCTGGACCCCTGCACGGACGAGCGTCTCAGCTACACGCAGCTGCTCCGGAGGTGCCGCCCCCACGAGGCCAGCGGCCAGCGCCTCCTGCCCCTCTCGGACGCCCGCAAGCTGACCTTCCGCGGCCTGCGCAAGCAGGTCACGGTGGAAGAGCTGGTGCGCTCGCAGGTCATGGACGAGGCTACGGCTCTGCGGCTGCAGGAGGGCCTGGCCTCCGTGGAGGAGGTCACCCAGAACCTGCAGAAGTTCCTCGAGGGCACTAGCTGCATTGCCGGCGTCTTCGTGGATGCCACCAAGGAGCGGCTGTCGGTGTACCAGGCCATGAAGAAAGGCATCATCCGCCCCGGCACGGCCTTCGAGCTCCTGGAAGCACAGGCGGCCACCGGCTACGTCATTGACCCCATCAAGGGGCTCAAGCTGACCGTGGAGGAGGCCGTGCGCATGGGCATCGTGGGCCCTGAGTTCAAGGACAAACTGCTGTCGGCCGAGCGCGCCGTCACCGGCTACAAGGATCCCTACTCCGGGAAGCTCATCTCCCTCTTCCAGGCCATGAAGAAGGGCCTGATCCTGAAGGACCACGGCATCCGCCTGCTGGAGGCCCAGATCGCCACGGGCGGCATCATTGACCCCGAGGAGAGCCACCGGCTGCCTGTGGAGGTGGCCTACAAGCGCGGCCTCTTCGACGAGGAGATGAACGAGATCCTGACGGACCCGAGCGACGACACCAAGGGCTTCTTCGACCCCAACACGGAGGAGAATCTCACGTACCTGCAGCTGATGGAGCGCTGCATCACGGACCCCCAGACGGGCCTGTGCCTGCTGCCCTTGAAGGAGAGGAAGCGGGAACGGAAGACGTCCTCCAAGTCCTCGGTGCGCAAGCGCCGTGTGGTGATCGTGGACCCGGAGACGGGCAAGGAGATGTCTGTGTACGAGGCCTACCGCAAGGGCCTCATCGACCACCAGACGTACCTGGAGCTGTCCGAGCAGGAGTGCGAGTGGGAGGAGATCACCATCTCCTCCTCGGACGGCGTGGTCAAGTCCATGATCATCGACCGCCGCTCGGGCCGCCAGTACGACATCGACGAGGCCATTGCCAGGAGCCTGATCGACCGCTCGGCACTGGACCAGTACCGCGCCGGCACGCTCTCCATCACGGAGTTCGCAGACATGCTCTCGGGCAACGCCGGCGGCTTCCGCTCCCGCTCGTCCTCCGTGGGGTCCTCCTCGTCCTACCCCATCAGCCCTGCAGCCTCCAGGACCCAGGGGACCTCCTGGTTGGACCCCACGGAGGAGACGGGCCCTGTGGCCGGCATCCTGGACACGGAGACTCTGGAGAAGGTATCCATCACAGAGGCCATGCACCGCAACCTGGTGGACAATATCACGGGGCAGCGGCTGCTGGAGGCCCAGGCCTGCACGGGGGGCATCATCGACCCCAGCACCGGCGAGCGCTTCCCCGTCACAGATGCTGTCAACAAGGGCCTGGTGGACAAGATCATGGTGGACCGCATCAACCTGGCTCAGAAAGCCTTCTGCGGCTTCGAGGACCCGCGCACCAAGACCAAGATGTCAGCCGCTCAGGCCCTGAAGAAGGGCTGGCTCTATTACGAGGCGGGCCAGCGGTTCCTGGAGGTGCAGTACCTGACCGGCGGCCTGATCGAGCCTGATGCCGCAGGCCGCGTGCCCCTGGATGAGGCCCTGCAGCGCGGCATGGTGGACGCCCGGACCGCCCAGAAGCTGCGAGACGTGGGCGCCTACTCCAAGTACCTCACCTGCCCCAAGACCAAGCTCAAGATCTCCTACAAGGACGCACTGGACCGCAGCATGGTGGAGGAGGGCACGGGGCTGCGGCTGCTGGAGGCGGCCGCCCAGTCCAGCAAGGGCTACTACAGCCCCTACAGCGTCAGTGGCTCGGGCTCCACGGCCGGTTCGCGCTCTGG
Proteins encoded in this region:
- the PLEC gene encoding plectin isoform X3, coding for MSGEDHEGRPVAEDASGSPSPGDTLPWNLGKTQRSRRSGGGSGGNGSVLDPAERAVIRIADERDRVQKKTFTKWVNKHLIKAQRHISDLYEDLRDGHNLISLLEVLSGDSLPREKGRMRFHKLQNVQIALDYLRHRQVKLVNIRNDDIADGNPKLTLGLIWTIILHFQISDIQVSGQSEDMTAKEKLLLWSQRMVEGYHGLRCDNFTSSWRDGRLFNAIIHRHKPMLIDMNKVYRQTNLENLDQAFSVAERDLGVTRLLDPEDVDVPQPDEKSIITYVSSLYDAMPRVPDVQDGVKANELQLRWQEYRELVVLLLQWIRHHTAAFEERRFPASFEEIEILWCQFLKFKETELPAKEADKNRSKGIHQSLEGALQAGQLKMPPGYHPLDVEKEWGKLHVAILEREKQLRSEFERLECLQRIVSKLQMEAGLCEEQLNHADALLQSDVRLLAASKAPQRAAEVERDLDKADGMIRMLFNDVQTLKDGRHPQGEQMYRRVYRLHERLVAVRTEHNLRLQAGAAAPVAQVSAQSTQRRPELEDAALRYLQDLLAWVGENQRRVDSAEWGGDLPSVEAELGSHRGLHRSVEEFRAKIERARADEGQLAPAPRGAYRDCLGRLDLQYAKLLNSSKARLRSLESLHGFVAAATKELMWLSEKEEEEVGFDWGEHNSNMAAKKESYSALMRELELKEKKIKEIQSTGDRLLREGHPAQPTVESFQAALQTQWSWMLQLCCCIEAHLKENTAYFQFFSDVRETEEQLRKLQETLRRKYTCDRTITVTRLEDLLQDAQDEKDRLNEYRAHLSGLAKRAKAIVQLKPRNQAHPVRGRVPLLAVCDYKQVEVTVHKGDECQLLGPAQPSHWKVLSSSGSEAAVPSVCFLVPPPNQEAQDAVTRLEAQHQALAILWQQLHVDMKSLLAWQSLSRDTQLIRSWSLVTFRTLKPEEQRQALRSLELHYQAFLRDSQDAGGFGPEDRLQAEREYGACSRHYQQLLQSMEQGAQEESRCQRCISELKDIRLQLEACETRTVHRLRLPLEKEPARECAQRIAEQQKAQAEVEGLGKGVARLSAEAEKVLALPEPSPAAPTLRSELELTLGKLEQVRSLSAIYLEKLKTISLVIRSTQGAEEVLKAHEEQLKEAQAVPATLPELEATKAALKKLRVQAEAQQPVFDALRDELRGAQEVGERLQRQHGERDVDVERWRERVAPLLERWQAVLAQTDVRQRELEQLGRQLRYYRESADPLDAWLQDAKQRQEQIQAVPLADSQAVREQLRQEKALLEEIERQREKVEECQRLAKQYINAIKDYELQLVTYKAQLEPVASPAKKPKVQSGSESIIQEYVDLRTRYSELTTLTSQYIKFISETLRRMKEEERLAEQQRAEERERLAQVEAALEKQRQLAEAHAQAKAQAEREAQELQQRMQEEAARREEAAVDAQQQKQSIQEELQHLRQSSEAEIQAKARQVEAAERSRLRIEEEIRVVRLQLEATERQRGGAEGELQALRARAEEAEAQKRQAQEEAERLRRQVQDESQRKRQAEAELALRVKAEAEAAREKQRALQALEELQLQAEEAERRLRQAEAERARQVQVALETAQRSAEVELQSKRASFAEKTAQLERTLQEEHVAVAQLREEAARQAQRQAEAERAREEAERELERWRLKANEALRLRLQAEEVAQQKSLAQAEAEQQKEAAEREARRRGKAEEQAVRQRELAEQELEKQRQLAEGTAQQRLAAEQELIRLRAGTEQGEQQRQLLEEALARLQREADAAAQKRQELEAELATVRAEMEVLLASKARAEEESRSTSEKSKQRLEAEASRFRELAEEAARLRALAEETKRQRQLAEEDAAQQRAEAERVLAEKLAAISEATRLKTEAEIALKEKEAENERLRRLAEDEAFQRRRLEEQAAQHKADIEERLMQLRKASDNELERQKGLVEDTLRQRRQVEEEILALKASFEKAAAGKAELELELGRIRSSAEDTLRSKEQAEREAARQRQLAAEEEQRRREAEERVQKSLVAEEEAARQRKLALEEVERLKAKVEEARRLRERAEQESARQLQLAQEAAQKRLQAEEKAHAFAVQRKEQELQQTLQQEQSVLERLRGEAEAARRAAEEAEEARERAELEAAQSRQQVEEAERLKQLAEEQARARAQAQAAAEKLRKEAEQEAARRAQAEQAALKQKQAADAEMEKHKKFAEQTLRQKAQVEQELTALRLQLEETDHQKGILDEELQRLKAEVTEAARQRSQVEEELFSVRVQMEELSKLKARIEAENRALILRDKDNTQRFLQEEAEKMKQVAEEAARLSVAVQEAARLRQLAEEDLAQQRALAEKMLKEKMQAVQEATRLQAEAELLQQQKELAQEQARQLQEDKEQMAQQLAQETQGFQRTLELERQRQLEMSAEAERLKLRVAELSQAQARAEEDAQRFRRQAEEIGEKLHRTELATQEKVTLVHTLEVQRQQSDHDAERLRAAIAELEREKEKLQEEASLLQQKSEEMQVVQQEQLLQETRALQQSFLSEKDRLLQREQCIEQEKAKLEQLFQDEVAKAQQLREEQQRQQQQMAQERQRLMASMEEALQRQRDAEEGVRRKQEELQQLQQQRQQQEKLLAEENRRLRERLQRLEEEHRAAVAQSEEIAASQAVAAKALPNGRDAPDGPAVEVESEHAFDGLRRKVPAQRLQEVGVLSSEELQRLAEGRTTVAELAQREDVRRYLQGRSGIAGLLLKPTNEKLSVYAALQRQLLSPGTALILLEAQAASGFLLDPVRNRRLTVNEAVKEGVVGPELHHKLLSAERAVTGYKDPYTGEQISLFQAMKKDLVVRDHGIRLLEAQIATGGIIDPVHSHRVPVDVAYQRGYFDEEMSRVLADPSDDTKGFFDPNTHENLTYLQLLERCVEDPETGLRLLPLTDQAARGGELVYTDSEARDVFEKATVSAPFGKFRGRTVTIWELINSEYFTAEQRRDLLRQFRTGKVTVEKIIKIVITVVEEHEQKDQLCFEGLRALVPAAELLESGVIDRDLYHQLQRGERSVREVAEVGAVRRALRGANVIAGVWLEEAGQKLSIYEALKKDLLPPEAAVALLEAQAGTGHIIDPATSARLTVDEAVRAGLVGPELHEKLLSAEKAVTGYKDPYSGQSVSLFQALKKGLIPREQGLRLLDAQLSTGGIVDPSKSHRVPVDVACARGYLDEETSRALSAPRDEAKTYCDPGSQEPVTYGQLQQQCRPDQLTGLSLLPLSEKAAQARREGLCSELQARETFQKTAVEVPMGSFKGRTVTVWELLSSEYFTVEQREELLRQFRTGTVTVEKIIKILITIVEEVETVRQERLSFSGLRTPVPASELVASGVLSRTQFEQLKDGKISVKELSELSSVQTLLQGGGCLAGIYLEDSKEKVTIYQAMQRGLLRPSTATLLLEAQAATGFLVDPVRNQRLYVHEAVKAGVVGPELHEKLLSAEKAVTGYKDPYSGSTISLFQAMKKGLVLRDHGIRLLEAQIATGGIIDPVHSHRLPLDVAYQRGYFDEEMNRVLADPSDDTKGFFDPNTHENLTYLQLLERCVEDPETGLRLLPLKGSEKAEVVETTQLYTEEETRRAFEETQIEIPGSGGRSGSTMSLWEVMQSDLIPEEQRTRLMADFQAGRVTKERMIIIIIEIIEKTEIVRQQNLASYDYIRRRLTAEDLYEARIISRETYSLLREGTKSFREVLEEEAASRYLYGTGCVAGVYLPGSRQTLTIYQALKKGLLSAEVARLLLEAQAATGFLLEPVKGERLTVDEAVRKGLVGPELHDRLLSAERAVTGYRDPYTEQTISLFQAMKKDLIPEEEALRLLDAQLATGGIVDPRLGFRLPLEVAYQRGYLHKDTYDRLSEPSEVRSYLDPCTDERLSYTQLLRRCRPHEASGQRLLPLSDARKLTFRGLRKQVTVEELVRSQVMDEATALRLQEGLASVEEVTQNLQKFLEGTSCIAGVFVDATKERLSVYQAMKKGIIRPGTAFELLEAQAATGYVIDPIKGLKLTVEEAVRMGIVGPEFKDKLLSAERAVTGYKDPYSGKLISLFQAMKKGLILKDHGIRLLEAQIATGGIIDPEESHRLPVEVAYKRGLFDEEMNEILTDPSDDTKGFFDPNTEENLTYLQLMERCITDPQTGLCLLPLKERKRERKTSSKSSVRKRRVVIVDPETGKEMSVYEAYRKGLIDHQTYLELSEQECEWEEITISSSDGVVKSMIIDRRSGRQYDIDEAIARSLIDRSALDQYRAGTLSITEFADMLSGNAGGFRSRSSSVGSSSSYPISPAASRTQGTSWLDPTEETGPVAGILDTETLEKVSITEAMHRNLVDNITGQRLLEAQACTGGIIDPSTGERFPVTDAVNKGLVDKIMVDRINLAQKAFCGFEDPRTKTKMSAAQALKKGWLYYEAGQRFLEVQYLTGGLIEPDAAGRVPLDEALQRGMVDARTAQKLRDVGAYSKYLTCPKTKLKISYKDALDRSMVEEGTGLRLLEAAAQSSKGYYSPYSVSGSGSTAGSRSGSRTGSRAGSRRGSFDATSSGFSMTFSSSSYSSSGYGRRYASGPASSLGGPESAVA